The Neochlamydia sp. AcF84 genome has a window encoding:
- a CDS encoding low molecular weight protein-tyrosine-phosphatase — translation MIAVLFVCLGNICRSPAAEGILRHLINQEVALKNVKVQSCGLGSWHVGQLPDARMRQAASRRGIYLTSQAQAFHQKFLENFDYIFAADQEILHHLYLQAKSVKQKEKIHLLTAFSQIYHHQNIPDPFYKGDTAFEQVLDMIEEACKGFIEHLKASNKHTEVP, via the coding sequence ATGATTGCTGTATTATTTGTGTGCCTAGGTAATATTTGTCGCTCACCAGCTGCTGAAGGAATTTTACGTCACCTCATTAATCAAGAGGTTGCTTTAAAAAATGTGAAAGTGCAAAGCTGTGGGTTAGGCTCATGGCACGTAGGGCAACTTCCTGATGCACGTATGAGGCAGGCAGCTTCCAGGCGTGGCATTTATCTAACTTCTCAGGCGCAAGCCTTTCATCAAAAATTTTTAGAAAATTTTGATTACATTTTTGCTGCCGATCAGGAAATTTTGCATCATTTATACTTGCAAGCTAAAAGTGTTAAGCAAAAAGAGAAAATTCATCTATTAACTGCCTTTAGCCAAATCTATCATCATCAAAACATCCCTGATCCTTTTTATAAGGGAGATACAGCTTTTGAGCAGGTATTGGATATGATCGAAGAGGCTTGCAAAGGATTTATCGAGCATTTAAAAGCTTCAAATAAGCATACGGAAGTCCCTTAA
- the ispH gene encoding 4-hydroxy-3-methylbut-2-enyl diphosphate reductase: MKLLLSKPRGFCAGVERAIETVEKALSLWGRPIYVKHEIVHNKHVVESLKAKGAIFIEEVNEVPMGSRLIYSAHGVSPAVRAAAQKRNLIEIDATCGLVTRVHSAVKRFANLGYQIILIGHRHHVEIIGTAGEAPDVTTIVESVEDVENLTFQSNDKLFYITQTTLSLDDVGEITQALIAKYSHIVTLPSSSICYATTNRQLALREITDATDLVLVVGDPQSSNSNRLRELAANKGIASYLINDDSEIDPQWMKDVKIIGLTAGASTPEGIVQDCIKKLITLGVKEVEDVVFTTEDVVFQLPKPIVNARFGA, encoded by the coding sequence ATGAAATTACTGTTATCTAAGCCTCGGGGATTTTGCGCAGGCGTGGAGCGGGCTATTGAGACAGTAGAAAAAGCTCTTTCTTTATGGGGTCGCCCTATTTATGTGAAACACGAAATAGTTCATAATAAACATGTGGTAGAAAGTTTGAAAGCTAAAGGTGCCATCTTCATAGAAGAGGTGAATGAAGTTCCTATGGGTTCGCGCCTCATTTATTCAGCGCATGGCGTATCACCAGCTGTACGTGCCGCGGCTCAAAAACGTAATTTGATTGAAATTGATGCCACCTGTGGCTTAGTCACCAGAGTTCACTCTGCTGTTAAACGCTTTGCTAATTTGGGATATCAGATCATATTAATTGGCCATCGCCATCATGTGGAGATTATCGGAACCGCTGGAGAAGCTCCGGATGTAACCACTATTGTGGAATCTGTGGAAGATGTAGAAAATCTTACCTTTCAAAGCAATGATAAGCTTTTTTACATTACCCAAACAACTTTAAGCCTGGATGATGTGGGAGAAATTACGCAAGCTTTGATAGCAAAATATTCTCATATTGTTACTCTGCCTAGTTCTTCTATCTGTTATGCCACTACAAATAGACAGCTTGCCTTGCGCGAGATTACGGATGCTACTGATTTAGTTTTAGTAGTTGGCGATCCCCAAAGTTCTAATTCAAACCGTTTACGTGAATTAGCAGCTAATAAAGGAATTGCTTCCTATTTAATCAATGATGATAGCGAAATTGATCCCCAGTGGATGAAAGATGTAAAAATTATAGGCCTTACAGCGGGCGCATCTACTCCTGAGGGAATTGTACAAGATTGTATTAAGAAACTTATTACTTTAGGGGTTAAAGAGGTTGAAGATGTAGTGTTTACTACGGAAGATGTTGTTTTTCAACTTCCAAAGCCTATCGTTAATGCGCGTTTTGGAGCTTAA
- a CDS encoding DUF721 domain-containing protein — translation MQRAIRRTPKNYDGTAITTHKISDVLSQLVFQIRENYHHRPDLVLAAWPEVIGAKLASMTQAMSFMDGVLHVKVKNSTLHSLLSQNDKNRIIASLKTKFPHIHLKNIVFRIG, via the coding sequence GTGCAAAGAGCAATTCGGAGAACTCCTAAGAATTATGATGGCACTGCAATTACCACGCACAAAATTTCGGATGTGCTTTCTCAGCTCGTTTTTCAAATTCGCGAGAATTATCATCATCGTCCAGATCTTGTGTTAGCAGCATGGCCTGAAGTCATTGGAGCTAAGCTAGCCTCTATGACACAAGCCATGTCTTTTATGGATGGCGTTCTGCATGTTAAAGTAAAAAACTCTACTTTACACAGTCTTTTAAGCCAAAATGATAAAAATCGAATTATAGCTAGTTTAAAAACCAAGTTCCCTCATATTCATCTTAAGAACATCGTTTTTCGGATTGGATGA
- the gyrB gene encoding DNA topoisomerase (ATP-hydrolyzing) subunit B: MTNDTLSSEGAKQVTKEYDASSITVLEGLQAVRERPGMYVGDTSSNGLHQLVYEAVDNCIDEAMAGYCTAICVTLHKDGSATIEDNGRGIPVEKHEKESIKQGRDVSAVEVVMTILHAGGKFDKNTYKVSGGLHGVGVSCVCALSKKMIVQVYKNNQTYEIEFSQGHVVKPLEQMGETTKRGTKITFWPDDTILSVVEFDYDILAKRLRELAFLNKGINIYFHDERNEDKDDVHFCYGGGLSSFVSYLNENKNVLFPEPLYFSGSRPGDDAPIEFEVAMQWNDTYTESIFSYVNNIATRHGGTHLTGYSTALTRVLNSYIKSHNLLKSDKISISGEDMREGLTAVISVKVANPQFEGQTKQRLGNSDVGSVVQQIVGEELAIYLDEHPAIAKTISDKAILAAQAREAARKARELTLRKSALDSGRLPGKLTDCQEKDPKLCEIYIVEGDSAGGSAKNGRDRRFQAILPIRGKILNVEKARLEKILQNTEVGTIISALGCGIGLDGFHLEKLRYHKIIIMTDADVDGSHIRTLLLTFFYRHMPALVENNFIYIAQPPLYRVSRKKTSRYIHSEKEMDEYLLELGISDVKMRLPKDQEPMSIPQMKDLLQLMVELESFVLRMERKGITFREFLHAKNPQGMLPRFQVTLPDGVHFAYSLDEFEELKERNECLQKTQHEQTLASIPEEEITPEMRIFRATRLNFMELYEEEHLEQLNNKLASFGYDLTYYLIANGTIMEIKEDNHTHNFSTLHEILDFLRINGRKGIEIQRYKGLGEMNADQLWETTMDPIKRSLLRVTLPDVIAADHMFTMLMGEEVPPRRAFIEQHALSVKNLDI, encoded by the coding sequence ATGACTAACGATACGTTAAGTTCAGAAGGTGCTAAGCAAGTAACTAAAGAGTACGATGCTAGCTCTATCACAGTCTTAGAAGGGTTACAAGCTGTTAGAGAGCGCCCTGGTATGTACGTAGGCGATACCTCTTCTAATGGCTTGCATCAGCTGGTGTATGAAGCCGTAGATAACTGTATTGATGAAGCAATGGCAGGCTATTGCACCGCCATTTGCGTGACCCTTCATAAAGATGGCTCTGCGACTATTGAAGATAATGGCCGGGGTATCCCTGTGGAAAAGCATGAAAAAGAATCGATCAAACAGGGCCGTGATGTTTCAGCTGTAGAAGTGGTGATGACTATTTTACACGCTGGTGGTAAATTTGATAAAAACACTTACAAAGTCTCAGGTGGCTTACATGGTGTAGGCGTTTCTTGTGTCTGTGCCCTTTCTAAAAAGATGATTGTCCAGGTTTACAAAAACAACCAAACTTATGAGATTGAATTTTCTCAAGGGCATGTGGTAAAACCTCTAGAACAAATGGGCGAGACCACAAAGCGGGGAACTAAGATAACATTCTGGCCGGATGATACTATTCTATCAGTCGTAGAATTCGACTATGATATTTTAGCCAAACGTTTAAGAGAATTGGCGTTTCTCAATAAAGGAATCAATATTTATTTTCATGATGAAAGAAATGAAGATAAAGATGATGTGCATTTTTGTTATGGTGGCGGTCTTTCTTCCTTTGTATCTTACCTAAATGAAAACAAAAACGTCCTTTTTCCTGAGCCCTTATACTTTTCTGGATCTAGACCCGGTGACGACGCTCCTATTGAATTTGAAGTAGCGATGCAATGGAACGATACTTATACTGAGTCCATCTTTTCTTATGTCAATAATATTGCTACACGACATGGAGGAACTCATCTTACTGGCTATTCAACGGCTCTTACAAGGGTATTAAATAGCTATATTAAAAGCCATAATCTCCTTAAATCAGATAAAATATCGATTAGTGGGGAAGACATGCGAGAAGGCTTAACAGCTGTCATTTCTGTTAAAGTTGCCAATCCTCAATTTGAAGGCCAGACCAAGCAGCGTTTAGGTAATAGCGATGTAGGCTCAGTCGTCCAGCAAATTGTTGGTGAAGAGTTAGCCATCTACCTTGATGAGCATCCCGCAATCGCCAAAACTATTTCGGACAAAGCCATTCTTGCTGCACAAGCTCGGGAAGCTGCTCGTAAAGCACGAGAATTGACCTTGCGTAAATCTGCTTTAGATAGTGGACGTCTACCTGGAAAGCTTACAGACTGTCAAGAAAAAGATCCTAAACTATGCGAGATTTATATTGTGGAAGGTGATTCAGCAGGAGGCTCTGCTAAAAATGGTAGGGACAGACGTTTCCAGGCTATCTTGCCTATTCGCGGAAAGATTCTTAATGTAGAAAAAGCTCGTTTGGAAAAAATTCTTCAGAACACCGAAGTAGGAACAATCATTTCTGCTTTAGGATGTGGCATTGGCCTTGATGGTTTTCACCTGGAAAAACTGCGTTACCATAAAATTATTATCATGACGGATGCGGATGTGGATGGCTCGCATATCCGTACTCTGCTTCTCACCTTCTTTTATCGTCACATGCCTGCTTTAGTAGAGAATAACTTTATCTACATTGCTCAACCTCCTCTATATAGAGTATCTAGGAAAAAGACTAGCCGCTATATTCATTCCGAAAAAGAGATGGATGAATACTTGTTGGAATTAGGGATTAGCGATGTGAAAATGAGACTTCCTAAAGATCAAGAGCCTATGTCTATTCCCCAGATGAAGGATTTACTTCAGCTGATGGTAGAGCTAGAATCCTTTGTTTTGCGCATGGAGCGTAAAGGAATCACTTTTCGAGAATTTCTTCATGCAAAAAATCCTCAAGGGATGCTACCTCGTTTTCAGGTTACGCTGCCTGATGGTGTACACTTTGCTTATTCATTAGATGAATTTGAAGAGCTTAAAGAACGTAATGAGTGCTTGCAAAAGACTCAGCATGAACAAACCTTAGCCTCTATTCCTGAAGAAGAAATTACTCCGGAAATGAGAATTTTTAGAGCTACGCGTCTTAATTTTATGGAATTATATGAAGAAGAGCATCTTGAACAGCTAAATAATAAGCTGGCAAGCTTTGGGTATGACTTGACTTATTATCTTATTGCTAATGGAACAATTATGGAAATTAAGGAAGATAACCATACCCATAATTTTTCTACCCTTCACGAAATCCTTGATTTTTTAAGGATAAATGGCCGTAAAGGCATTGAAATTCAACGTTATAAAGGCTTAGGTGAAATGAATGCAGATCAGCTTTGGGAGACGACAATGGATCCAATTAAAAGATCATTGCTGCGCGTGACCCTTCCTGATGTGATAGCTGCTGATCACATGTTTACCATGCTGATGGGTGAGGAAGTGCCTCCCCGGCGAGCTTTCATAGAACAGCATGCACTTTCTGTAAAAAACTTAGATATATAA
- the gyrA gene encoding DNA topoisomerase (ATP-hydrolyzing) subunit A produces the protein MSYTKNEVIIPRNVEDEMKDSYLRYSMSVIISRALPDVRDGLKPSQRRILYAMRQLNLSPGAKHRKCAKISGDTSGDYHPHGEMVIYPTLVRMAQGWVMRYTLIDGQGNFGSIDGDPPAAMRYTEARLTHASMQLMEDLDKDTVDHVPNYDETKKEPVVFPAKFPNLLCNGSSGIAVGMATNIPPHNLNELIKATLLVLDQPLTSIEEIMQIMPGPDFPTGGIICGYRGVKEAFHTGHGKIILRGVIRVEEMEDNPDRQRLVIDEIPYNLNKSRLIEQIADLINSKTLAGVSDLRDESDKEGMRIVLELKRNEVPEVTINQLYKFSDMETTFGCHMLALDKGLPRIMNVKNIISAWIEHRIEVIRRRTRFELAKAEARAHILEGYLKAIDHLDEVVRLIRASNNREEAKQSLIDRFAFSDKQAMAILDLRLYQLTALEHDKINEEYQSLLEKINYFKAVLASELMVRQIIKDELNEIQEKHKSPRKTQIIAAESEMNMEDLIANEPVIITISEDDYIKRMPMDTFREQRRGGQGVAGMQMKREDDTIKGLYVATMHDYLLIFTNLGRCYWIKVWQIPESSRKSKGKPLVNLLEDIQPNEKIATIMRVSSFDEQAYILMATRQGVVKKSELSHFSNPRRKGIWALDVDEGDEVVAARLVKEEYQVMIFTHRGMAVRFAEDKVRPMGRMARGVKGVSLREENDYVVSCEVVKGDETILVVCENGFGKRSLVEDFRQTNRGGVGVRSIVTSERNGNVVGALCVADGDGMVMMTASGQAIRISMRELRVLGRNTQGVRLANLRDNDYLVAIQKVKSAEESIEDASVAVAIEEENPDRTTTGTEIDLEGPTTPIDSETLEENNSL, from the coding sequence ATGTCGTATACGAAAAATGAGGTGATTATCCCTCGTAATGTCGAAGATGAAATGAAAGACAGCTATTTGCGTTATTCGATGTCTGTAATTATTTCACGCGCCTTACCAGATGTTCGCGATGGATTAAAGCCTTCTCAGCGTCGTATTCTTTATGCGATGCGGCAGCTAAACTTGTCGCCAGGCGCTAAACATCGTAAATGCGCAAAAATATCAGGGGATACTTCCGGAGATTATCATCCCCATGGTGAAATGGTCATCTACCCCACTTTAGTGCGTATGGCGCAAGGCTGGGTGATGCGCTACACTTTAATTGATGGCCAAGGGAACTTCGGTTCGATTGATGGCGACCCTCCTGCTGCTATGCGTTATACCGAAGCACGACTCACTCATGCTTCTATGCAATTAATGGAAGATTTGGATAAAGATACGGTAGATCATGTTCCTAACTATGATGAAACCAAGAAAGAACCGGTCGTTTTTCCTGCTAAATTTCCTAATCTGCTATGTAATGGCTCCTCAGGAATTGCGGTAGGTATGGCTACTAATATACCACCCCATAATCTTAATGAGTTAATTAAGGCAACTTTACTTGTGCTAGACCAACCTTTAACTTCTATCGAAGAAATCATGCAAATAATGCCCGGTCCCGATTTTCCTACAGGGGGAATTATTTGTGGATATCGGGGAGTGAAAGAAGCTTTTCATACAGGCCATGGTAAAATCATTCTACGGGGTGTCATCCGTGTAGAAGAAATGGAAGATAACCCGGACCGCCAGCGCTTGGTCATCGATGAAATTCCTTATAATCTTAATAAATCTCGTCTGATTGAACAGATTGCAGACCTGATCAATAGTAAAACTCTGGCAGGAGTATCTGATTTACGCGATGAATCCGATAAAGAGGGGATGCGGATTGTGTTGGAATTGAAACGAAACGAAGTCCCTGAGGTGACCATCAATCAGCTTTATAAATTCAGCGATATGGAAACTACTTTTGGATGCCATATGTTGGCCTTGGATAAAGGTCTACCGCGTATTATGAATGTAAAAAACATTATTAGTGCTTGGATTGAGCATCGTATAGAAGTTATTCGCCGTCGTACCCGTTTTGAATTGGCTAAAGCTGAGGCACGCGCGCATATCTTGGAAGGTTATTTAAAAGCTATTGATCATTTAGATGAGGTTGTGAGATTGATCCGTGCCAGCAATAACCGCGAGGAGGCTAAACAATCTTTAATTGACAGGTTTGCCTTTTCGGATAAGCAAGCTATGGCAATTTTGGATTTACGTTTATATCAATTGACGGCTTTAGAGCATGACAAAATTAATGAAGAGTACCAAAGTTTATTAGAGAAAATCAACTATTTTAAAGCTGTGCTTGCAAGCGAGCTTATGGTCCGCCAAATTATTAAAGATGAACTTAATGAAATCCAAGAAAAGCATAAATCTCCCCGTAAAACTCAGATAATTGCGGCCGAAAGCGAGATGAATATGGAAGATTTGATCGCTAATGAGCCAGTGATCATCACCATTTCGGAAGATGACTACATCAAACGTATGCCCATGGATACTTTCCGCGAACAAAGGCGAGGGGGTCAAGGAGTTGCAGGCATGCAGATGAAGCGTGAGGACGATACAATTAAAGGCTTGTATGTGGCCACCATGCATGACTATCTATTGATTTTTACGAATCTTGGGCGTTGCTATTGGATAAAAGTCTGGCAGATACCCGAATCGAGTCGTAAATCTAAAGGTAAACCGCTCGTTAACTTGCTAGAAGATATTCAACCTAATGAAAAGATTGCCACCATCATGCGTGTTTCTTCTTTTGATGAGCAAGCCTATATATTGATGGCTACACGTCAAGGCGTGGTTAAAAAATCTGAGCTCAGCCACTTTAGCAATCCACGTCGTAAAGGTATATGGGCGCTAGATGTAGATGAAGGTGACGAGGTGGTAGCAGCACGCTTAGTAAAAGAAGAATATCAAGTGATGATATTTACCCATAGGGGTATGGCCGTTCGCTTTGCTGAGGATAAGGTTAGGCCTATGGGTCGCATGGCTCGAGGGGTAAAAGGAGTTAGCCTAAGAGAAGAGAATGATTATGTCGTCAGCTGTGAAGTCGTAAAAGGAGATGAAACCATTCTTGTCGTTTGCGAAAATGGCTTTGGCAAGCGCTCCCTCGTAGAAGACTTTAGGCAAACAAATCGTGGTGGCGTAGGAGTACGTTCAATTGTGACTAGTGAGCGTAATGGAAATGTGGTGGGGGCCCTTTGTGTAGCTGATGGCGATGGCATGGTCATGATGACCGCAAGTGGACAAGCTATCCGTATTAGTATGCGCGAATTACGCGTGCTCGGACGTAATACCCAAGGAGTTAGGCTAGCCAACTTACGTGATAATGATTATCTTGTGGCTATTCAGAAAGTGAAAAGTGCAGAAGAAAGTATAGAAGATGCGAGCGTAGCTGTAGCCATAGAAGAAGAAAATCCTGATAGAACAACAACAGGCACAGAAATCGATTTAGAAGGCCCTACTACTCCTATAGATTCAGAAACTTTGGAAGAAAATAACAGCTTATGA
- the tmk gene encoding dTMP kinase yields MTLFITIEGGEGAGKTTLIEKLAAVLTSLGYEVVKTREPGGSRLSTHIREWLLNRNADLPIGYKAELLLFLAARAQHLEELIKPALEKGKVVLCDRFNDSTIVYQGIGRGLGMAYVKQICECVSENLIPDLTLFLDVDPQIGLMRTRKASKENAGRGEVDRIEAERLDFHKRVRQGFLSLARQSPERIQVIDANQPEDAVFRQAKQWLEEKLIHLKKL; encoded by the coding sequence ATGACATTATTTATCACAATAGAAGGTGGTGAAGGGGCAGGCAAAACAACTCTTATAGAGAAGCTAGCTGCCGTTTTAACATCACTTGGGTACGAGGTAGTGAAAACTCGGGAACCGGGAGGTTCTCGATTAAGCACTCATATTAGAGAATGGCTTCTTAATCGAAACGCTGATCTACCGATTGGGTATAAAGCTGAATTGCTACTATTTTTAGCAGCGCGTGCCCAACACCTGGAGGAATTGATTAAGCCTGCTCTTGAAAAAGGAAAAGTGGTGCTCTGCGATCGTTTTAATGATTCTACAATTGTTTATCAGGGCATAGGCCGGGGCCTAGGAATGGCTTATGTTAAGCAAATTTGTGAGTGTGTGAGTGAAAATTTAATTCCCGACCTCACTTTATTTTTAGATGTCGATCCGCAGATTGGCCTCATGCGCACGCGAAAGGCTTCTAAGGAGAATGCAGGGCGAGGAGAAGTAGACCGCATTGAGGCGGAGCGTTTAGATTTCCATAAACGTGTACGCCAAGGATTTTTGAGTTTAGCTAGGCAATCTCCTGAGCGCATTCAGGTCATTGACGCTAATCAACCCGAAGATGCTGTCTTTCGTCAGGCTAAGCAGTGGTTGGAAGAAAAATTAATCCATTTAAAAAAACTATAA
- a CDS encoding DNA polymerase III subunit delta' has protein sequence MTSNMREIFDHILGNEHVKDYLVNMVQKQAIGHSLLFAGPEGACKDQFAFSLAKLLMGENSYSRIDKNVHPDVHIYRPEGKMGMHSIASMRQFCEEVYLPPYESPWKIFMLYDAERMLNYSANALLKTFEEPALNSLIILLSSHAHALLPTILSRCRTIRFQSLNKNVASKIKDPSRNQILSLLAEGKMATYTKLSSYASQIAHQIEEVQKGEEKARIAEIQKVSTDQMNAYQKNLVEKETEGAIAMQVNQQAIALLKNILSWYRDLHLLHAGGRLELLENPDFHKQLLQAYQRGEILPLEFVEEKIMNVQKSLERSTSLSYCLERLFLELQLL, from the coding sequence ATGACGAGCAATATGAGAGAAATTTTTGACCACATTCTAGGTAATGAGCACGTAAAAGATTATCTAGTGAATATGGTTCAAAAGCAAGCCATTGGGCATTCTCTCTTGTTTGCAGGCCCTGAAGGAGCTTGCAAGGATCAATTTGCCTTTTCCTTGGCAAAATTGCTAATGGGAGAAAACTCTTATTCAAGAATTGATAAAAATGTCCACCCCGATGTTCATATTTACCGCCCTGAGGGTAAAATGGGGATGCACAGTATTGCTTCGATGCGTCAATTCTGTGAAGAGGTCTATTTGCCCCCCTATGAAAGCCCTTGGAAAATCTTTATGCTCTATGATGCCGAAAGGATGTTAAATTATAGTGCAAATGCTTTACTTAAAACATTTGAAGAACCAGCTTTAAATAGTCTTATTATCTTACTTTCTAGTCATGCTCATGCTCTTTTACCTACCATTTTGTCACGATGCCGTACGATTCGTTTTCAATCTCTCAATAAAAATGTTGCTTCCAAGATAAAGGATCCAAGCCGTAATCAAATTTTGTCATTACTGGCTGAAGGCAAAATGGCTACCTATACCAAACTTTCCTCATATGCTTCTCAAATTGCCCATCAAATTGAAGAGGTTCAAAAGGGAGAAGAAAAAGCTAGAATAGCCGAAATTCAAAAAGTATCGACCGATCAGATGAATGCCTATCAGAAGAATTTAGTTGAAAAAGAAACAGAAGGTGCAATAGCTATGCAGGTAAATCAGCAGGCCATAGCGTTATTAAAAAATATTTTATCTTGGTATCGCGATTTACATTTATTACATGCCGGGGGACGCTTAGAATTGCTAGAAAACCCTGATTTTCATAAACAGCTTCTTCAAGCTTATCAACGAGGCGAAATTCTACCCTTAGAGTTTGTTGAGGAAAAAATTATGAATGTTCAAAAAAGCCTGGAAAGATCAACTTCTTTAAGCTATTGCTTAGAAAGGCTCTTTTTAGAGCTTCAGCTGCTTTAG